From Salvelinus alpinus chromosome 20, SLU_Salpinus.1, whole genome shotgun sequence:
ACAAGTACACAAAGAAAGAGCACAATGACATTTTTTTTGGAGGCAACAAGCCGTTTTCAATGTAGTAATGGTGCAATTACCATGGTCATGAATTTGCGCTCGGTGTATTCGCCATGGCACTCAGGGGCTGCCGTACAGTGATATCATTGCTACAATTATCATCTGGGTCATTTTTTTCTAGGCGCACAGCAACATATTTAGGCGCATATGCGAGGAAAATGGTCGCATTGTAGAGCTCTGCCGGGCTTTTTCGGTAGAACGAGGGGGgagatatactgtactgtatgttacaAGGTGAACACTGAAGTAACACCTCAACCTCAAATCAAAAACTAAATTCAAAAGAAAGTTATGGAAAGGAAAGCTGCTGATAGGCTTGGTTCCTAGGGTCAAAGGAGTCGAAGAGTGCGAGGTGGCGGGGGGTCTGAGGGGGTTGGATAAGGGGGCAAGGAGCATGTTCACAGCAGTACCTCCCGTTCTCAGTCCTGCCCTCTCCTACTCCACAGAGAGCTGGCTGCAGATGGTCTCCTTTTTCTCTCTACACTCCTCCCATGGTcaaacccctccctctcttccttccctcaTCGTCCAGATCCATCTCTGGTGTAAATCGGTTTGACCCCCCTCCCCGGAGTGCTTACTCGCACGCACCTCAGGACAACAGAATAGGGGAGGGGGACCGCAGGAGGACCGTACGAGAGCGACCAACTGCGGTCAGGAGGGAGAGTTCTAGTTCTGTTTCTTAGCCCCCTCGTCGCCGTAACTGGAGCCCGTCTTCTTTATCTCGGTGACACCGATCAGGCGCCGGATGGCTATAGAGGCTGAGGAGGACCAAAAAGATAACAGACAGAGATTATGGACCAAATGTCAATGAGGCAGAAAACATTTGTTGTCAGGAACTACGCACATTAGTCAACATCTCAGTTACATTCCCATATGTGTTAAGAGTTAGCTGTAAACCTCATGGTTATTGGATCGACGTCCCAGCCTAAGGTAAGAGTAACGAGGAAGCATTATGTACCCTCTACTCACCAATGATAAGGAAGAGGCTGAAGCCGAGGATGAGGAGGGGGGAGCCACTGACCACCACACCGCAGGCGAAGTTTATGAGGGGCGAGAGCAGAAGGGTCGCCCAGAACAAGAAGTTAAGTAGCGTCCACAACCGGCGAGGAGGGGTGATGGTGGGACCTGGGAAAGTGCCCTCTTTATGATAGTGTTCTTGCAGAGCATCCTGGAGAGGGAGACCGAATGAATGTCAAGGTACTACCAAACCTggttaaatatattttgttgttaCTTCCAAATAAGGTATGTGTCAGTAACTCATCTCATATGGGAGTTTATCTGTGTGTGAGACTTGTACAGGGAACAAAACTGCATTTAACAATATTCAGTTACAACTCAAGCACTGAAGAGCCCTACCTTCTCCTGGTAAAGCTTATGAAGCCAGTTGGCACACTCCTTCTCATCTTCTGGGATCTCATCTACAGGGAACCGCCTGTAGGGAGAAGGAGCAGGGGAGACAAGCAGTCAACACAAAATCAAGAGATAGCAGGGGGAGTCTGCTATGGAGTGCAGTAGAgcagggccccccccccccctttacctctctttacctctctttaCCTCTGCGGGTTGGGTAGGACAGGACTACCCCAGCAACACAAAGGAGTGTTAGGTAAGATTCTGGCTCAGTTTTGAGCAGTCCACTGTCCCGCTTACTATTAAAAAAAATAGCAATGTGCTTGGAACAAAGCCAAGAGGCTAACAGAACATCATTGGTTTTCACTTCAAACAGCTCAAGTAATAATCACAGGGTCATACATATTGATTAGTACCCACCTGATTTTCATATCTGCCATGTATTTCTTGCCGTTGATTATGCCCAGCAGAGTAGGGACCTGGTGGTCCTTGAAATTCAGTGTGACATCATACACGGCAGATACTAAAAACAATGAAAGACAGAAGAGAAAATCTATAATAATACGAGACCTTATTCTGaactgcgtgtgtatgtgtgtgtgcacacgcgcAACACGTGCATGCATGCCCCACCTGTGCCCTTGAGGCATTTCAGTGTTGTGGTGAAGCCTTTGGTTCTGGGCAGCAGATGGTATTTGAGCTTGGGCAGGCCTTTACTCTCTGCCACTTCCATACTGATCTGGTGTTTCTTCTCTGTGAAGCGAGTGCCTTCGCAGTACAACAGGAACTATGGAGACAGGAAAAGGAGCGTCAACAAACATGCACTCACAAGGGATTCACAGACGCACGCAAACGTTGAGCTTAGAGAAACACACGCAAAGATAAAACAGCAAGTTTATACACAAGATACACTACTGGTTCAGACAGGCACACATCAGCTGAGGTGACCTCCTTTCCCCTATCCTCTTAGACTCCCCAGCAGGGCCAGCTTGTGTTACAGATCAAGTGCACCTCCAGGAAACGCTACTCGAAATAAAGTTCTTATCTCACCTCAAGGACTTCCATTTAGAGTTGGTGCAGCGTCAACAAAATATACAtcctcagacagacagaagacTATTTCAAAGAAAACACTGCACATCTTGTTGTCCTCCTGTCCCTGAGGTGAGTTGGTCAGTCATGCGATTCCTAGGTGTTGCTTAAATCAGATCAGACGACCCGATTAGCCAAATCTCTGTCGTTCCCGGTAACCGTAACGAGAGGTGGAAGTGGAAACTTTCAGCCTGAGAAACAACATGCGTCTAAAGATCGTTAGGGAGGGCTATTAGGAGCCAGACCAGAATCCCACTGACCTAGATTTCCCTGTGGCGTTTCAGCTTGATGAATAACACTAACCAGACCTACTCCAGACAAGACCAAACTCCTGGAACTAGTCCAATGACTTATGGCAGACTGAAGATGGGAGCTCAAGGATCAGTCCTGTGTGTAGATTCACTGTACGAGCTGTCTGGACCTAATGTGCGCTGCCAACAGAATGACAAGGAATTTAGTCATGTGGCCCAGGATAGAAATTTAGTCATGTGGCCCAGGATAGAAATTTAGTCATGTGGCCCAGGATAGAAAAATATAGGCCttagccctttacactcgtacccgtATTCGGGTAGAAAATTGCAGATTTGGTCACTGATAAGCACCTAAATTGCTTTACAGCGCTGTATGGTTTTGACTGACAGACATTCTGAACTTGAGCAACACACGTAACAAGAAGTTGCCCCCCTCCCGCTAAATTGGGCTGCTTTTTTTGTCGTCTGAGTGAGGGAAACgctgtaaattaagaggactcaatgtattttgaaagatgagatgttgaggattataataaaataCCCCTTTGGTATCATAGAAGCAAGTAAAACAGtctaaatgtgcacttcacatttccatgtcatatacagtgtcaacgtttatggtCACCATGTTTGATTCAGTTCCAAGATcacatggcgtcataccctggcTTGTCCTGAACAATAAATGGgcctgtttgtctattgtgaagaaaatttgccgcggaacacgcacctgaatgcactcatgactagggctgtggcggccACGACATTTTGCCGGTTATTGTCAAGCAAATGACTGCCGTTCTCACAGtgattgaccgttaattaacataaacatgtttatcATCTCCAGGTCTCGACACACACAAGCCACCGATGtgagcctttggaacatctacatacaCACAAGCCACCGATGtgagcctttggaacatctacatacaCACAAGCCACCGATGtgagcctttggaacatctacatacaCACAAGCCACCGATGtgagcctttggaacatctacatacaCACAAGCCACCGATGtgagcctttggaacatctacatacaCACAAGCCACCGATGtgagcctttggaacatctacatacaCACAAGCCACCGATGtgagcctttggaacatctacatacaCACAAGCCACCGATGtgagcctttggaacatctacatacaCACAAGCCACCGATGtgagcctttggaacatctacatacaCACAAGCCACCGATGtgagcctttggaacatctacatacaCACAAGCCACCGATGtgagcctttggaacatctacatacaCACAAGCCACCGATGtgagcctttggaacatctacatacaCACAAGCCACCGATGtgagcctttggaacatctacatacaCACAAGCCACCGATGtgagcctttggaacatctacatacaCACAAGCCACCGATGtgagcctttggaacatctacatacaCACAAGCCACCGATGtgagcctttggaacatctacatacaCACAAGCCACCGATGtgagcctttggaacatctacatacaCACAAGCCACCGATGtgagcctttggaacatctacatacaCACAAGCCACCGATGtgagcctttggaacatctacatacaCACAAGCCACCGATGtgagcctttggaacatctacatacaCACAAGCCACCGATGtgagcctttggaacatctacatacaCACAAGCCACCGATGtgagcctttggaacatctacatacaCACAAGCCACCGATGtgagcctttggaacatctacatacaCACAAGCCACCGATGtgagcctttggaacatctacatacaCACAAGCCACCGATGtgagcctttggaacatctacatacaCACAAGCCACCGATGtgagcctttggaacatctacatacaCACAAGCCACCGATGtgagcctttggaacatctacatacaCACAAGCCACCGATGtgagcctttggaacatctacatacaCACAAGCCACCGATGtgagcctttggaacatctacatacaCACAAGCCACCGATGtgagcctttggaacatctacatacaCACAAGCCACCGATGtgagcctttggaacatctacatacaCACAAGCCACCGATGtgagcctttggaacatctacatacaCACAAGCCACCGATGtgagcctttggaacatctacatacaCACAAGCCACCGATGtgagcctttggaacatctacatacaCACAAGCCACCGATGtgagcctttggaacatctacatacaCACAAGCCACCGATGtgagcctttggaacatctacatacaCACAAGCCACCGATGtgagcctttggaacatctacatacaCACAAGCCACCGATGtgagcctttggaacatctacatacaCACAAGCCACCGATGtgagcctttggaacatctacatacaCACAAGCCACCGATGtgagcctttggaacatctacatacaCACAAGCCACCGATGtgagcctttggaacatctacatacaCACAAGCCACCGATGtgagcctttggaacatctacatacaCACAAGCCACCGATGtgagcctttggaacatctacatacaCACAAGCCACCGATGtgagcctttggaacatctacatacaCACAAGCCACCGATGtgagcctttggaacatctacatacaCACAAGCCACCGATGtgagcctttggaacatctacatacaCACAAGCCACCGATGtgagcctttggaacatctacatacaCACAAGTCTATTAAAACCATTTAAtattcaccatcacaataaatctatgaTTTATTTTAGAAACATTATGATACGAAGAAAATGCATTTCAGGAAGAAC
This genomic window contains:
- the LOC139546799 gene encoding 1-acyl-sn-glycerol-3-phosphate acyltransferase gamma-like encodes the protein MGLLAYLKTQFVLQLLLGFVFVVSGLIINFIQLLTCVLWPFNKQLYRRINTRLSYSLWSQLVMLLEWWSGTECTLYTDQATVEKFGKEHVIIILNHNYEIDFLCGWTMCERYGVLGSSKVLAKHELLKVPLIGWTWYFLEIVFCKRKWEEDRDTVFRGLDRLKDYPEFMWFLLYCEGTRFTEKKHQISMEVAESKGLPKLKYHLLPRTKGFTTTLKCLKGTVSAVYDVTLNFKDHQVPTLLGIINGKKYMADMKIRRFPVDEIPEDEKECANWLHKLYQEKDALQEHYHKEGTFPGPTITPPRRLWTLLNFLFWATLLLSPLINFACGVVVSGSPLLILGFSLFLIIASIAIRRLIGVTEIKKTGSSYGDEGAKKQN